The genome window GGGGTGAAAGGGCGCTAAAACTAGTATATATTTTTTATGGAGAGGAAGTTATATGCAAACAAAAAACATTTTAGATTTTGAATATTCAGATTTACAAAGTTATTTGCTTAATGAAATAGGACTTGAAAAGTTCAGAACCGATCAGATTTGTGATTGGATTTACAAAAAAAGGGTTTTTGATTTTGAGTTAATGACTAATTTGTCTAAAGACGATAGAAAAAAGCTCAGCGATAATTTTAAGATATCAATGCCTAATATTATTAAAAAACAGGTTTCAAAGATAGATGGAACGACTAAGTATCTTTTTGAGTTAGAGGATAAGAACACCGTTGAAGCGGTAATTATTTACTATCCTTCAAGAACGATAGCTTGTATATCAACACAAGTTGGCTGCCCATTGAAATGTTCGTTTTGTTCTACAGGACAAAGCGGTTACGTTAGAAATTTATCGACAGGTGAAATCATCGGCCAATTGTTGGCTATGGAAAAAGATAAAGATATGGATGTAAAAAACGTTGTATTCATGGGAATGGGTGAACCATTATTAAATTTTAACAACGTTGTTCAAAGCATAGAGATCTTAAACCATTCAAAGATGAAAAAATTAGGAGCGAGACATATCACTATTTCAACTGCCGGAATACCTCACAAAATTGAAGAATTAGGTGATTTGACCAAAGAATTTCGACTTTCTGTTTCACTTCATGCACCTACAAATCTACAAAGAGACCAAATAATGCCAATAAATCATAAATATCCTGTTGAGCAGGTTATTCAGTCTTGCCGTATTTATCAGAAAAAAACAAAAAAGAGAGTTACTTTTGAGTATATACTGATAAAAGGATTTAATGATTCAAAAGATGACGCCTTAAAATTAGTAGAACTGTTTGGTGATTTGA of Petrotoga sibirica DSM 13575 contains these proteins:
- the rlmN gene encoding 23S rRNA (adenine(2503)-C(2))-methyltransferase RlmN; its protein translation is MQTKNILDFEYSDLQSYLLNEIGLEKFRTDQICDWIYKKRVFDFELMTNLSKDDRKKLSDNFKISMPNIIKKQVSKIDGTTKYLFELEDKNTVEAVIIYYPSRTIACISTQVGCPLKCSFCSTGQSGYVRNLSTGEIIGQLLAMEKDKDMDVKNVVFMGMGEPLLNFNNVVQSIEILNHSKMKKLGARHITISTAGIPHKIEELGDLTKEFRLSVSLHAPTNLQRDQIMPINHKYPVEQVIQSCRIYQKKTKKRVTFEYILIKGFNDSKDDALKLVELFGDLKVMVNLIPVNANPAGFEKPSKRFIQVFLDTLINNGIDAVVRAEKGSDILAACGQLRGRELKEVNR